One genomic segment of Chitinophaga sancti includes these proteins:
- a CDS encoding TonB-dependent receptor plug domain-containing protein gives MHKFFILCIALLSAITAYSQTDSIKTDLLKEVVIIHKRSLSDKTDKPLSSLDKYLEKSDIVNMIRRGAYAWEPYLNGMSSERSVVTIDGMRIYAACTDKMDPVTSYVETTNLSSINVHSAGGPAISGTMDLVRKKGTFGEKERSGMAFAGFETNGSQRVIGGALSFTQPTLFTNVDFTYRHADNYKAGGGEEVLYSQYTKYNLSAIAGYKLNEHAQLEASLIYDRAVNVGYPALTMDVGLARGIIASVAYIRHGWQTKIYYNTITHVMDDSKRPVVAIRMDMPGWSKTAGFYSTIQKMTKNHHWKANINGHFNKSLADMTMYSSTAGEKDMYMLTWPGVLTYYGEISGEDNYTLSSKWHTTFNGGVGIQNNVVDNQQGYESLTIFYPNMDRSRTRLLKRLSTGFSYDHKKWQYTIGAAYGERAPSVSEGYGYYLYNSFDQYDYIGNPGMKNEKSISLNTALLFRTSRFSAKVSGSYFHLMDYIIGKPNSGLSAMTIGAAGVKVYEQLAYANIFNCALDADYKFSTHFSWTNKVSYRRGTGEHIKHLPLIQPFTYSSGLTFRQKSFSANITANGAAAQDKYNPEFGEQALPGYTIFNLSASYQFNSLLLKAGAENMLDKNYTTFADWNRIPRMGRNVFVNVIWSF, from the coding sequence ATGCATAAATTTTTTATACTTTGTATCGCCTTATTGTCCGCCATCACCGCGTATTCACAAACCGACAGCATAAAAACCGACCTGCTCAAAGAAGTCGTTATCATTCATAAACGTTCCTTATCTGATAAAACAGACAAGCCGCTTTCCTCCCTGGATAAATATCTTGAAAAATCCGACATCGTCAACATGATCAGACGTGGCGCATACGCATGGGAACCTTACCTGAATGGTATGAGTTCAGAACGTAGCGTAGTCACCATCGATGGCATGCGGATCTACGCCGCCTGTACCGACAAAATGGACCCGGTTACTTCCTATGTAGAAACGACCAACCTCTCTTCAATAAACGTACATAGTGCCGGTGGACCCGCCATTTCAGGGACGATGGACCTCGTAAGAAAAAAGGGCACCTTTGGGGAAAAAGAACGTTCCGGTATGGCATTTGCCGGCTTTGAAACCAACGGTAGTCAGCGGGTGATTGGAGGTGCGTTGTCCTTCACACAGCCAACATTATTCACTAATGTAGATTTCACTTACCGTCATGCGGACAATTACAAAGCCGGTGGGGGAGAAGAAGTGTTATACTCCCAATATACCAAATACAATCTATCCGCGATTGCAGGATACAAGCTCAACGAACATGCACAACTGGAAGCTTCCCTCATCTACGACCGTGCAGTAAATGTAGGCTACCCTGCACTCACGATGGATGTAGGGCTGGCCAGGGGGATCATTGCATCCGTTGCTTATATTCGTCATGGATGGCAAACTAAAATATACTACAACACCATCACCCATGTGATGGATGACAGTAAACGTCCTGTCGTTGCTATCCGCATGGATATGCCCGGTTGGAGTAAGACCGCAGGCTTCTATTCCACCATACAAAAAATGACAAAAAACCATCACTGGAAAGCAAACATAAACGGTCATTTCAACAAATCACTCGCTGATATGACCATGTATTCCAGCACAGCAGGCGAGAAAGACATGTACATGCTTACCTGGCCCGGGGTACTTACATATTATGGAGAGATCTCCGGCGAAGATAATTACACGCTCTCTTCAAAATGGCATACAACATTCAATGGGGGAGTGGGTATCCAGAACAATGTAGTAGATAACCAACAGGGGTATGAAAGCCTGACAATCTTCTATCCCAACATGGACCGCAGCCGTACCCGTCTTCTCAAAAGGCTTTCCACCGGGTTTAGTTACGATCACAAAAAATGGCAATACACCATTGGTGCTGCCTATGGAGAACGCGCACCCAGTGTGTCTGAAGGCTATGGATATTATTTATACAATAGTTTTGATCAATATGATTACATCGGCAACCCTGGCATGAAGAATGAGAAATCCATTAGCCTGAACACCGCTTTGCTATTCCGCACGTCCCGATTTTCTGCAAAAGTTTCCGGCTCTTATTTTCACCTGATGGATTATATTATAGGGAAGCCCAATTCAGGCTTAAGTGCAATGACCATTGGTGCAGCAGGTGTGAAGGTATACGAACAATTGGCCTATGCCAATATTTTCAATTGCGCCCTTGATGCAGATTATAAATTTAGTACACACTTTAGCTGGACAAATAAAGTAAGTTATCGCAGGGGAACAGGTGAGCATATTAAGCACCTCCCATTAATACAACCATTCACCTATAGCTCCGGACTCACATTCCGTCAAAAATCCTTCTCAGCAAATATCACTGCCAATGGTGCTGCTGCGCAGGATAAATATAATCCTGAATTTGGAGAACAGGCTTTGCCCGGGTATACTATTTTTAACCTATCCGCATCTTACCAGTTTAATTCCCTGCTATTAAAAGCAGGCGCCGAGAATATGCTTGATAAGAATTACACCACCTTTGCAGATTGGAATCGTATTCCGCGAATGGGGCGTAATGTGTTTGTGAATGTAATCTGGAGTTTTTAG
- the fabV gene encoding enoyl-ACP reductase FabV, with the protein MIIEPKMRGFICLTAHPVGCAENVRRQISYVKSEKLPEGPQKVLVIGASTGFGLSSRITAAFGCGASTIGVFFEKEPQEGKTATAGYYNSVAFHEEANRAGIYAKSINGDAFSNEIKQQTIDLIKKDLGTVDLVIYSLASPVRKHPETEVLHRSVLKPINQSYQNKTVDFHTGIVTNVSIEPATGDDITNTISVMGGEDWQLWLEALQAAGALAPDVKTVAYSYIGPELTNPVYRHGTIGRAKDHLEATAVKITELLKPLNGSAVVSVNKALVTQSSSAIPVVPLYISLLYKLMKEKGIHEGTIEQMARLFKDHLYAANPVALDNQGRIRIDDWELRPDVQAEVAELWKEVSTETISQIGDLAGYKEDFLNLFGFNVPGVDYTAEVDEMALIK; encoded by the coding sequence ATGATCATTGAACCTAAAATGCGTGGCTTTATTTGCCTGACAGCCCACCCTGTTGGTTGTGCTGAAAATGTAAGGAGACAAATAAGCTATGTTAAATCTGAAAAACTCCCAGAAGGGCCCCAAAAGGTACTGGTAATAGGCGCCTCTACCGGTTTCGGGCTTTCGTCCAGAATTACTGCTGCTTTCGGCTGCGGGGCCTCCACAATCGGTGTTTTCTTTGAAAAAGAACCTCAGGAAGGTAAAACTGCTACTGCCGGATATTATAATTCAGTGGCTTTTCATGAGGAAGCCAACCGTGCAGGCATATATGCCAAAAGTATCAATGGCGATGCTTTCTCAAATGAAATTAAGCAACAGACCATTGACTTGATTAAAAAGGATCTGGGAACAGTCGACCTGGTTATCTATAGCCTGGCTTCCCCCGTGCGCAAGCATCCGGAAACAGAAGTATTACATCGTTCCGTATTAAAACCTATAAATCAGAGTTACCAGAACAAAACCGTTGATTTCCACACCGGTATTGTTACAAATGTGTCTATTGAACCTGCAACTGGCGACGATATTACCAATACCATCTCCGTAATGGGTGGTGAAGACTGGCAGTTGTGGTTAGAAGCTTTGCAGGCTGCAGGTGCGTTGGCGCCTGATGTTAAGACCGTTGCCTACTCCTATATCGGACCTGAACTCACTAACCCGGTATACCGTCATGGTACCATCGGTAGAGCCAAGGACCACCTGGAAGCAACAGCCGTAAAAATTACAGAACTGTTGAAACCCCTTAATGGTAGTGCAGTTGTATCTGTAAACAAAGCCCTGGTGACCCAGTCCAGTTCTGCAATTCCTGTAGTACCACTGTATATTTCCCTCCTGTATAAACTCATGAAGGAAAAAGGTATTCACGAAGGAACCATCGAACAAATGGCCCGCCTGTTCAAAGATCACCTGTACGCAGCGAACCCGGTTGCCCTCGACAACCAGGGTCGTATCCGTATCGATGACTGGGAACTCCGTCCTGATGTACAGGCCGAAGTAGCTGAGCTGTGGAAAGAAGTATCTACTGAGACCATCTCCCAGATCGGTGACCTGGCTGGTTATAAAGAAGATTTCCTGAACCTGTTTGGATTCAATGTGCCTGGGGTAGATTATACCGCTGAGGTAGATGAGATGGCATTGATCAAATAA
- a CDS encoding NADP-dependent oxidoreductase — MKKITYHQFGGTEVLQMTEAPMPEGEIIVKVKAVSINPLDWKIWQGEMKLMSGSKFPKSVGIDFSGIVEQGNGIYKKGEEVFGIASIFKGGALAQYVAVKPNDIARKPSGLSFEEAAALPVAGGAALQIFHQLLKLQPGMEVLINGAGGGIGPLAIQLAKKAGAIVTAVVGPSGVELVTRLGSDVVINYQHQNIGTKTFDTVIDFSGKINYKAAKRILKKKGVYVNTSPGPKEMIGSLFSGGRYKLLLLKPNPALLADSGLQVHISKTYDWHDFKMAYDEVKKGGIPGKAVLVVS; from the coding sequence ATGAAAAAGATAACATACCATCAATTTGGAGGAACAGAAGTACTCCAAATGACAGAGGCTCCAATGCCTGAGGGAGAGATCATTGTGAAGGTAAAAGCCGTCTCTATCAACCCGCTTGACTGGAAAATATGGCAGGGTGAGATGAAACTAATGAGCGGAAGTAAGTTTCCAAAATCAGTAGGGATCGACTTTTCAGGGATTGTGGAACAGGGTAATGGCATCTATAAAAAGGGAGAAGAAGTATTTGGCATCGCCAGTATATTTAAAGGAGGAGCGCTGGCGCAATACGTAGCTGTAAAGCCGAACGACATTGCGCGTAAGCCTTCAGGGCTCTCTTTTGAAGAAGCGGCAGCACTTCCGGTAGCCGGTGGTGCAGCATTGCAGATCTTTCATCAATTACTAAAATTACAACCGGGTATGGAGGTGCTCATTAACGGTGCCGGAGGCGGTATTGGTCCATTAGCGATTCAACTGGCTAAGAAGGCAGGTGCCATCGTGACTGCTGTGGTGGGGCCTTCTGGTGTTGAGCTGGTAACCAGGTTGGGAAGTGATGTCGTTATTAACTATCAGCATCAAAATATAGGTACCAAAACCTTTGACACAGTCATTGATTTTTCCGGGAAGATCAATTACAAGGCAGCGAAAAGGATACTGAAGAAAAAAGGTGTTTATGTCAATACATCTCCCGGTCCAAAGGAAATGATCGGGTCTCTTTTTTCAGGCGGGCGGTATAAATTGTTGCTTTTGAAACCTAATCCAGCGTTGTTGGCAGATAGTGGTTTACAGGTCCACATCAGCAAGACCTATGACTGGCATGATTTCAAAATGGCTTATGATGAAGTGAAAAAAGGAGGCATACCGGGGAAAGCGGTGTTGGTTGTCAGCTAA
- a CDS encoding AraC family transcriptional regulator, whose protein sequence is MFFEFVPNPQFDFLTHFAKKFNVPLEGDRLILPPVMGTGSIRRISLSPGLKLIVHRYKLNQDIILSRVASDEPNDLVSVIFHSNEATASVNTDGTPNPLSRSSAYAIQIASTDLHSQIRFPANTDIHFLVVGIMKNALKELLGINKPNNVVETILNAAPGFLYYESMTVEINKLIRQVTDAREDNELGNFYYRLKVQELLYLVFEKLQNREVVNYHLVHKDDVEKLLMIRTAILADLSVPPSLPELAKMAGFGETKMKDIFKQVFGDTIYNFYQQARMEEAAFLLKHSGLSVSEAGYQLGFANLSHFGRLFEKYHGLKPKKYATGG, encoded by the coding sequence ATGTTTTTTGAATTTGTACCTAACCCACAATTCGACTTTCTTACTCACTTCGCTAAAAAGTTCAACGTTCCACTGGAAGGCGACCGGTTGATCCTCCCACCGGTGATGGGTACTGGTAGCATCAGAAGAATTTCTTTATCACCCGGCCTCAAACTCATCGTTCACAGATATAAACTCAACCAGGATATTATTCTGAGCAGGGTAGCCAGCGACGAGCCGAACGATTTGGTTAGCGTTATCTTTCATAGTAATGAAGCTACTGCCAGCGTAAATACTGATGGTACTCCAAATCCCCTTTCACGAAGCAGTGCTTATGCTATTCAAATTGCTTCCACCGACCTGCATTCTCAGATTCGTTTTCCTGCTAATACAGATATTCACTTTCTTGTTGTTGGGATTATGAAAAATGCTTTGAAGGAATTGCTCGGTATTAATAAGCCAAACAATGTGGTAGAAACTATATTGAATGCCGCCCCTGGTTTTTTGTATTATGAAAGCATGACTGTTGAAATTAATAAGCTCATCAGGCAGGTGACGGATGCCAGGGAAGATAATGAACTGGGAAATTTTTATTATCGGTTGAAAGTTCAGGAGCTGCTTTATCTTGTTTTTGAGAAGCTGCAAAATCGGGAGGTAGTTAACTATCACCTTGTTCATAAAGACGACGTAGAAAAGCTCCTAATGATCAGGACAGCTATTCTTGCCGACCTTTCCGTTCCACCCAGTCTACCGGAACTGGCAAAAATGGCAGGGTTTGGAGAAACAAAGATGAAAGACATCTTTAAACAGGTATTTGGAGATACGATATATAACTTTTACCAGCAGGCGCGTATGGAAGAAGCCGCATTCCTGCTCAAACATAGTGGGTTATCCGTTTCGGAAGCCGGCTACCAGCTGGGTTTTGCCAATCTTAGTCACTTTGGACGCCTTTTTGAAAAGTACCATGGTTTAAAGCCTAAAAAATACGCGACCGGCGGATAG
- a CDS encoding GNAT family N-acetyltransferase, whose protein sequence is MVITLQKTAITDLDHFFLFQLDQEANYLAAFTSKDPTDKTAYLQKYGKCLNDPTINMYTIIVDGVIAGSIAQFDVAGHAEITYWINKKYWAQGIATKALTQLLSIIKTRPVYGRTAFDNIGSQRVLEKCGFVKTGTDKGFANARQAEIEEFIYKLI, encoded by the coding sequence ATGGTAATCACCTTACAAAAAACAGCAATTACCGATTTAGACCATTTCTTTCTCTTCCAGTTGGATCAGGAAGCTAACTACTTAGCCGCGTTTACTTCAAAAGATCCGACAGACAAAACCGCCTACCTGCAGAAATACGGGAAATGCCTGAATGACCCCACAATCAATATGTATACCATCATCGTGGATGGCGTTATTGCAGGCAGTATCGCTCAGTTTGATGTGGCAGGACATGCGGAAATTACTTACTGGATAAATAAAAAGTACTGGGCACAAGGAATAGCGACAAAAGCACTGACCCAACTTTTATCCATTATAAAAACCAGACCGGTTTACGGACGCACAGCATTTGATAATATTGGTTCACAGCGGGTATTGGAAAAATGTGGGTTTGTTAAAACCGGCACCGATAAAGGATTTGCTAATGCACGGCAGGCGGAAATTGAAGAGTTTATTTACAAATTGATATAG
- a CDS encoding NAD(P)H-dependent oxidoreductase — MKLLIINGSLRGPKGNSAAIAKYAENMLGQQSVTLTLSDKLPTIREVYNLLESCDGFLVISGVYWNNWSSLLQRFIEVTTAFENTPAFFGKPMACVVTMDSVGGIEVAARLQAVFGGLGCWATPCSTVVLSRVGQEAIAATTGMEDDPNEDVWRIDDLSVVLHNLLAAAGMPRNSWEAWPHRALQIPEGPWPVEGLLDMGTPKFLE; from the coding sequence ATGAAACTATTGATCATAAACGGCTCTCTCCGTGGCCCAAAGGGCAACTCCGCAGCCATTGCAAAGTATGCAGAAAATATGCTGGGCCAACAATCGGTCACACTAACTCTTTCGGATAAACTCCCCACCATCCGCGAAGTATATAACCTATTGGAAAGCTGCGACGGCTTTCTTGTTATCTCCGGTGTGTATTGGAACAACTGGAGCTCACTGCTACAGCGGTTTATAGAAGTAACGACTGCTTTTGAAAATACCCCGGCTTTTTTTGGTAAGCCAATGGCTTGTGTAGTCACCATGGATTCAGTAGGAGGGATAGAAGTAGCGGCAAGATTACAAGCCGTATTTGGTGGCCTTGGATGCTGGGCCACTCCCTGTTCTACAGTCGTATTGTCCCGTGTAGGGCAGGAAGCGATTGCCGCGACTACCGGTATGGAAGATGATCCGAATGAAGATGTTTGGAGAATAGATGATCTGTCAGTCGTGCTGCACAACCTGTTGGCTGCTGCCGGCATGCCGCGAAATAGCTGGGAGGCATGGCCACATAGAGCATTACAGATTCCTGAAGGTCCATGGCCAGTGGAAGGGCTGTTGGATATGGGGACGCCGAAGTTTCTTGAATGA
- a CDS encoding Lrp/AsnC family transcriptional regulator: protein MDKNQLDDIDIQILRLLQQNAELTNKEIASQLHKSVATIHERIRQLKESGYITKIVALLDRKKINRKLIAFSHVLLHDHAASTLSTFEKEVAKFPEVMECFQMTGTFDFILRVATSDMDAYHTFYRNLAALPNISTVQSFFVLSETKSETAYPL, encoded by the coding sequence ATGGACAAAAACCAGTTAGACGATATCGATATTCAGATTTTGAGGTTGCTGCAGCAGAATGCAGAACTGACAAACAAGGAAATTGCTTCTCAGTTACATAAATCAGTCGCTACGATTCATGAGCGGATCCGGCAACTGAAAGAAAGCGGGTATATTACGAAAATCGTAGCGCTGCTGGACAGGAAGAAAATAAACAGGAAGCTGATTGCTTTCAGTCATGTATTATTACATGACCATGCGGCTTCTACGTTGAGCACTTTTGAGAAGGAGGTAGCGAAATTCCCGGAGGTGATGGAATGTTTTCAGATGACAGGGACTTTTGACTTTATCCTGCGGGTGGCAACGAGTGATATGGATGCGTATCATACTTTTTACAGGAACCTGGCGGCTTTGCCTAATATCAGTACGGTGCAGAGCTTTTTTGTATTGTCAGAGACAAAGAGTGAAACGGCATATCCATTGTAG
- a CDS encoding cysteine synthase family protein produces MMVSAMSMVDQRFSELWNLVGNTPMLKLEYLYKGRPGYIFVKCEHYNLTGSIKDRMTLYIMKQAYIQGLIKPGDTIVEATSGNTGIAFSAIGRALGHKVIIMMPDWLSKERQDIIRSFGATVRLVSKEEGGFLGSIKLAEELQESSDQYFLPRQFENEYNTAAHALSTGPEIWEQLMQAGLQPDAFVAGVGTGGTVMGVGRYLKSKDPGIRVHPLEPAESPTLSTGHKVGSHRIQGISDEFIPAIVRLDQLDEIVQANDGDAIIVAQKLAAELGLAVGISSGANVIGAIRLKEQMGEDAVVVTLLCDSNKKYLSTDLVKPQPSQPYYVSEAVSFTGFRTIPRLSGSIIH; encoded by the coding sequence ATGATGGTGTCTGCAATGTCAATGGTTGATCAACGATTTAGTGAGCTGTGGAACCTGGTGGGTAACACGCCTATGCTAAAACTCGAATATCTGTATAAAGGCCGTCCTGGCTATATATTCGTAAAATGTGAACACTATAATCTGACAGGTAGTATCAAGGATCGTATGACCCTTTATATAATGAAGCAGGCCTATATACAGGGGTTGATCAAACCTGGTGATACCATTGTAGAGGCAACAAGTGGCAATACAGGAATTGCATTTTCTGCTATTGGCCGTGCACTGGGGCATAAGGTGATCATTATGATGCCGGATTGGCTCAGCAAAGAACGGCAGGACATTATCAGAAGTTTCGGGGCCACAGTGCGGCTGGTCAGTAAAGAGGAAGGTGGATTTCTGGGAAGTATTAAGCTGGCAGAAGAATTACAGGAGAGCAGTGATCAATATTTCCTGCCCCGTCAGTTTGAGAATGAATATAACACAGCAGCACATGCATTGAGTACCGGTCCTGAAATATGGGAACAGCTTATGCAGGCCGGGTTACAGCCCGATGCATTTGTAGCAGGCGTAGGTACCGGGGGAACTGTAATGGGAGTGGGCAGATACCTGAAAAGTAAGGATCCGGGTATCAGGGTACACCCCTTAGAGCCAGCGGAATCACCTACTTTAAGTACAGGGCATAAAGTGGGGAGTCATCGTATTCAGGGCATTTCGGATGAGTTTATTCCTGCTATTGTACGGTTGGACCAGTTAGATGAGATCGTACAGGCCAATGATGGTGATGCGATCATTGTAGCACAAAAGCTGGCTGCAGAACTGGGACTGGCAGTGGGTATTTCTTCCGGGGCAAACGTAATCGGGGCGATCCGCCTGAAAGAGCAAATGGGAGAGGATGCTGTCGTGGTGACACTCTTGTGCGATAGTAATAAAAAATACCTGAGTACGGATCTGGTGAAACCTCAGCCTTCTCAGCCATATTATGTTTCTGAGGCAGTTAGTTTTACGGGATTCCGTACCATTCCCCGACTGAGCGGATCAATAATTCATTAA
- a CDS encoding bestrophin family protein: MLLNKRISISYFLDLIKWDILAIALYAIFAGSLDHYGILQRISIPLAVSSLIATIVSLLLAFRTSQSYERWWEARLIWGAIVNDSRTLIRQVKTYLPEEVNEFAHRQIIWCYALSESLRGLSFSEKVKVYLSAYNTDSRNWPNLLLNKHAEVLAAAKQLNPNRQVQIDATIARLCDAMGKCERIKKTVFPKSYSLLIHFLIYVLMTILPFGLEDRTQWMEIIIVFVVPVLFIAIERTAIIMQDPFENKPTDTPMTAISQTIEVNLLEMIGEAVPEHEMQEDSYYLM, encoded by the coding sequence ATGCTACTGAACAAACGGATCTCCATCTCCTACTTTCTCGACCTCATCAAATGGGACATTCTTGCCATCGCCCTCTACGCGATCTTTGCCGGTTCTCTGGACCATTATGGTATCCTGCAACGCATCTCCATTCCTCTTGCCGTATCCTCTCTTATCGCCACTATCGTATCCCTCCTGCTCGCTTTCAGAACCTCCCAATCTTATGAACGCTGGTGGGAAGCAAGGCTCATCTGGGGGGCCATCGTCAATGACAGCCGGACCCTTATCCGACAGGTAAAAACATATCTTCCTGAAGAAGTAAATGAATTTGCACACCGCCAGATTATATGGTGCTATGCACTCTCAGAATCGTTAAGAGGATTATCTTTCTCTGAAAAGGTAAAGGTGTATCTTTCTGCATACAACACCGATAGCCGTAACTGGCCCAACCTTTTGCTCAATAAACATGCGGAAGTGCTTGCTGCAGCAAAGCAACTGAACCCTAACAGGCAGGTACAAATAGATGCCACGATTGCCAGGTTGTGCGATGCCATGGGGAAATGCGAACGCATTAAAAAAACTGTTTTTCCAAAATCGTATAGTCTGTTGATTCACTTCCTGATCTATGTATTAATGACAATTCTGCCATTTGGACTGGAAGACAGGACGCAATGGATGGAAATCATTATCGTATTTGTCGTGCCGGTTTTGTTTATTGCTATTGAGCGAACGGCTATTATCATGCAGGATCCATTTGAAAATAAGCCTACGGATACACCTATGACAGCCATTAGTCAGACGATTGAAGTGAATTTGCTGGAGATGATTGGGGAAGCGGTTCCTGAGCATGAAATGCAGGAAGATAGTTATTACCTGATGTAA
- a CDS encoding universal stress protein: protein MKKMLAVIDAVNYTAKQLDVIATVTSLPEHTLTLLLLEDTKSAGQLLSASSIEGLAGKYYETIKKSEIEKKEIIEDNYLALKKDCKERELSCTIKKIKGIAEEEVITESRFADLLIIGKALSFPFLFDTNPTGFVKNMLLHAQCPVMVLPEEPHAANGVAFCYNGTYSSMYAIRAFAALFPELVTRHCEIVYVCEKGEKTIPLKTQLQEYLKAYNAHVTYKILTGQADKAIQTYLETKTELISTFGAYGRSRVSRFFNSSSADNIIRNLKGPVFITHPTGHV from the coding sequence ATGAAAAAGATGCTCGCCGTCATAGATGCTGTCAACTATACAGCAAAACAACTGGACGTTATCGCCACAGTTACTTCTTTACCCGAACATACCCTGACACTGCTGCTACTGGAAGACACCAAAAGTGCCGGCCAGTTGTTATCGGCCAGTAGTATTGAAGGATTGGCCGGTAAATATTATGAAACAATAAAGAAGAGTGAGATTGAAAAAAAGGAGATTATTGAAGACAATTACCTTGCCCTGAAAAAGGATTGTAAAGAAAGGGAACTATCCTGTACTATCAAAAAAATCAAAGGTATTGCAGAAGAGGAAGTCATAACTGAAAGCCGTTTTGCAGATCTGCTCATTATCGGGAAAGCGCTTTCCTTCCCATTCCTGTTTGATACGAATCCAACAGGGTTTGTAAAAAACATGCTTCTCCATGCGCAATGCCCGGTAATGGTGTTGCCTGAGGAACCACATGCTGCTAATGGCGTGGCATTTTGTTATAATGGAACGTACTCATCCATGTATGCGATCAGGGCATTTGCGGCGCTGTTTCCTGAGTTGGTAACCAGGCATTGTGAGATTGTATATGTCTGCGAAAAAGGAGAGAAAACGATACCGCTAAAAACACAATTGCAGGAGTACCTGAAAGCATATAATGCACATGTGACTTACAAAATTCTGACAGGCCAGGCAGATAAAGCTATACAGACCTACCTGGAAACAAAAACAGAGCTGATCAGTACATTTGGAGCATATGGCCGCAGCAGGGTATCAAGGTTTTTTAACAGCAGCAGTGCTGATAATATTATACGTAATTTAAAGGGGCCGGTATTTATTACTCATCCTACAGGTCATGTATGA
- a CDS encoding Hsp20/alpha crystallin family protein — translation MSKELTKAAPVVPAVFNEYIKPWIDFFDFNGGRIITATVPAVNITEEKNKFKLTVAAPGMNKEDFKIGIEGDVLTISADTEEKEETPARQEYNYSSFSRSFRLPASVVKDRVEAKYNNGILKLYLPKTEEARRAYGTMHIGIQ, via the coding sequence ATGTCTAAGGAATTAACCAAGGCAGCTCCTGTCGTGCCTGCCGTCTTCAATGAATACATTAAACCCTGGATAGATTTCTTTGATTTTAATGGCGGCAGAATCATTACTGCTACCGTTCCGGCTGTAAATATTACAGAAGAAAAAAATAAGTTTAAACTGACCGTTGCAGCACCGGGAATGAACAAAGAAGACTTTAAGATTGGCATTGAAGGTGATGTGCTGACAATCAGCGCAGATACCGAAGAAAAGGAAGAAACCCCTGCCAGACAGGAGTATAATTACAGCAGCTTCTCCAGGAGCTTCAGACTGCCAGCGAGTGTAGTCAAAGATAGAGTGGAAGCAAAATACAATAATGGTATCCTGAAATTATACCTGCCTAAGACAGAAGAGGCCCGTAGGGCATATGGTACAATGCATATAGGTATTCAGTAA
- a CDS encoding LysR substrate-binding domain-containing protein, translating into MELRQLKYFIRAAELQNFTDAANELYITQSTLSQQIKQLENTLGVLLFDRLGKRIRLTEAGNLFLPHAYKTVMQATEGQQVLNDLIDLKTGVLNIGSTYGLSALLVKALPTFRSMYPQIVVNIIFGSTNELLQKLDKGTVDCMLSFMETNDDGQLEIHRLFIANLSLITHESHQMAGNKKIKLTEIGGLTLALPSAGFSIRQLFDKVVAETGVQLNIDMEVNDINTLLQLADTKNWCTVLMNSSLFGFPALRAIPIQHSDFKRHATIVFSAKYYRKHALMAFNKILKDGAKEFNPK; encoded by the coding sequence ATGGAACTGAGGCAATTAAAATACTTTATCCGGGCAGCAGAATTACAAAACTTTACAGATGCGGCCAATGAATTGTACATTACGCAAAGTACCCTTTCGCAGCAGATCAAGCAGCTGGAAAATACACTGGGGGTTTTGTTATTCGACAGACTGGGAAAACGGATACGATTAACCGAAGCGGGAAATCTTTTTTTGCCTCATGCATATAAGACCGTGATGCAGGCAACAGAAGGGCAGCAGGTTTTGAATGACCTGATAGACCTGAAAACCGGGGTACTGAATATAGGGAGCACTTATGGATTGTCTGCCTTGCTGGTAAAAGCATTACCAACTTTCAGGAGCATGTACCCCCAGATTGTAGTCAATATCATATTCGGATCCACTAACGAGTTGTTACAGAAACTGGACAAAGGGACAGTAGATTGTATGTTGTCATTTATGGAAACCAATGATGACGGGCAACTGGAAATACATCGGTTATTTATAGCCAATCTATCATTGATCACGCATGAAAGCCATCAGATGGCTGGTAATAAAAAAATCAAACTGACGGAGATCGGTGGACTAACACTGGCTTTGCCATCAGCAGGTTTCAGCATTCGCCAGTTATTTGACAAGGTAGTGGCAGAAACAGGGGTGCAATTGAATATAGATATGGAAGTGAATGATATCAATACGCTCCTGCAGTTGGCCGACACTAAAAACTGGTGTACGGTTTTAATGAATAGCTCATTATTTGGATTTCCTGCTTTACGGGCGATACCCATTCAGCATAGTGATTTTAAAAGACATGCGACTATTGTGTTTTCTGCGAAGTATTACAGAAAACATGCACTAATGGCATTTAATAAGATCCTGAAAGATGGCGCAAAGGAATTCAATCCAAAATAG